The sequence below is a genomic window from Monodelphis domestica isolate mMonDom1 chromosome 2, mMonDom1.pri, whole genome shotgun sequence.
GAGAGATTGGATAGCTTTCAAGGATTTAATAGGAATTCAAGGAATAAccattttttaagtacctactgttttcaaagcacttaagCCCAAAATTTGTACCGTGATTGCTACAGTGTGGTCCAGGGCAGAAAATATGCCCTGCCCTGGAGTTATTTCATAATTCTCCTGTTTTGAGGAGGGGGTTGACCCCTAGAGTAATAGAAATCAGTTCTGATAGTGCCGCCGCTAAAAGCTGCCGTGGTGGTTCTGAACTTTCCTATGCAGACTGCCTTGTGTTGGTGCCAGGATTAGTGGGTGCAGAAGGGGTGGAAgagctttttctttccctttctcttcttcccctgatCCATATCCTATCACCCTTCCCTACTCTCTTCCTCactcttctctccattctttctccttcACCTCAGCCTTATCTCAAGGCTATGCTGCTAAACTTCTCCCCTCTTCTACAGATTTTCAAAGCCCAATCAGGTGGTGAGCATGGCAGAACAAGAACCTACAGCAGAGCAGCTGGCTCAGATTGCAGCTGAGAATGAAGAAGATGAACACTCTGTCAACTATAAGCCCCCAGCACAAAAGAGCATCCAGGAGATCCAGGAGTTGGACAAGGATGATGAGAGCCTTCGGAAGTATAAAGAAGCCCTGCTGGGCAGTGTGACTGTTTCTGCTGGTAGGAGCTACTTTGCAGGCTTCTTGGAAGGGTTCAGGGTTTGAGAAATGTTTGCCTAAGGCAGTTAACCATGAGGCCTGAGGACAGAGCTCAATAGGCAGCAACCAACCTATACCTTGTGTCCTCTAACTGGGTCTCTGGGACATTTGTATAAACTAGGGAGTGTGCTCTAACCAGCCCACTTTCTTCTCCATGCCTTTAGATCCCAATACTCCTAATGTCATTGTGACACGCTTGACCCTGGTATGCAGCACATCGCCTGGTCCTTTGGAGCTAGATCTTACTGGTGAGTACAAGTGGGGGacctgaggactgagggggtggggACTTCCACTTACCCTTGACAAAACTTTTatccttcctttgccttctgtcctGGTGCCCTCTGATGGTGACCAGTTGAAAATACAGTTAGAGAGAGGCTGGCCTGAAGCTAATTATAAGTTGGTAGAATCTAGAGTTTGTGAATCAAGTGGGTTGAGCATTGAGGAGTGTCATAGAGCAGGGCCTGAGTGATAGACCATTGGGAAACAGTGCCCAAGGAGAGGACTAGAGGAAGGGAATTCATGATTGAAGCTGTTGTTCCCCCCAAACAGGTGACCTGGAGAGCTTTAAGAAGCAGTCATTTGTGCTGAAGGAGGGTGTGGAATACCGGATAAAAATCTCTTTCCAGGTAAGACAGAATggctgggaaaggcttccagATGAGGAATCTGGGCTAGCTCTATTGAAGGCCCATAGTAATTTCAGTGGCTTTGTTCTCCTGCAGGTGAATAAGGAGATCGTATCAGGCATGAAGTACATCCAGCACACTTACAGAAAAGGCGTCAAGAGTGAGTCTGGGAATGGGATATGCCATAAGCCTAGGGAGCTCAACCCCACAGACAACCTGAAACGGACAATGGGCAATCAAAAATTTCTTAGGAAAACATTCCCTAGGATATCTAGTTTCCTTAGTGTAGAGAGGATAAAcctctcccatttcttttccccttctccttcccacatACTGCTTCATTAAACTAGCTGCTTCACTATCAAAAAATTGCATGCATGTTGCCAAACACTGTCTTCTAGCATATTCACCAGTTCCTGGGTTGAGGAGTGGATCAGGGTTAGAGATAGAAATGGGATTTATAGCAGGAGCTCCTGCTTTCTTTGTGTGACCTCATCTCTTTCTGCAGTTGACAAAACTGACTACATGGTGGGCAGTTATGGGCCTCGAGCAGAAGAATATGAATTTCTAACCCCTGTGGAGGAAGCTCCTAAGGGCATGCTGGCTCGTGGCAGCTACAACATCAAGTCTCGCTTCACAGATGATGACAAGACGGATCACCTCTCCTGGGAATGGAACCTCACCATCAAAAAGGAGTGGAAGGACTGAACCTATGGCcctagagagggagggagggagggaggaatcccCAGACAGTGGCCACAGGAGAACCCTACCCTTAATCTGAACCCCCAtccaattttccttttcagtcccTAATCCCATACCAAAGTGCTGACAGGGGAGTCTCCACCCCCACCTGACTATCTTCTCACACCCCTGGTCTTTCTCCTCTGGATGGGAGGGATCCCATTTTTGTCTTCTTGGGCCCCTTTTCAACCTCCCAGGTGGTTATCGTTGTTTTTCCTGTTGCTGCTTCAGCCCAGTATCTTGCTTGGAGGTGGGGGCTTCAGCCAAGGCCTAAACTTCCTTGAAGACCCCAATTCTTCCCTTGGGCCAAGGGGAAGAGTGTTTGTTCTGGGCTTCAACAGGAATTTAAATTCTCTTCCCTCAGCTGCTGCAGCCCCACCAATCATGTCTTGTTCCCCTTGGAGGAGGGGGGTGGTACACCACAGAATCTGGGTAGTGAAGAGACCTCTGGCCCTTCTACTGCCCCTTCTGTGTGGCCATCTAGGGCCTGTCAGTTCATTCATTGCTGTCTGTAACCGTGTAACCATGATGCCTTAACATGTGGAACGTGTGCTATGTGGGGAGaaccactcccccccccccaatcactaACCTCTGGCTCCCCTGTGTCTGCATGAGCATGTGGttccctctccccatcttccCTCCACCTTCACTAATCAAGTGACTTGTATTGTCTGTCTGTGCTGCTGCCCCTTCTCCctagcttgcccagggtctcagcCCTACTCCCCCTTCCAGACCAGGGCTCGAGGAACTGCTCCCAACTGGTGAGAGCCAAACTGCCAAATCTCTAACTTGTTCTTTCTCTCCGTACCCCATTCCCACACTCC
It includes:
- the ARHGDIA gene encoding rho GDP-dissociation inhibitor 1 isoform X1 produces the protein MESRQRSLGRNSKKAKKQFSKPNQVVSMAEQEPTAEQLAQIAAENEEDEHSVNYKPPAQKSIQEIQELDKDDESLRKYKEALLGSVTVSADPNTPNVIVTRLTLVCSTSPGPLELDLTGDLESFKKQSFVLKEGVEYRIKISFQVNKEIVSGMKYIQHTYRKGVKIDKTDYMVGSYGPRAEEYEFLTPVEEAPKGMLARGSYNIKSRFTDDDKTDHLSWEWNLTIKKEWKD
- the ARHGDIA gene encoding rho GDP-dissociation inhibitor 1 isoform X2; this encodes MAEQEPTAEQLAQIAAENEEDEHSVNYKPPAQKSIQEIQELDKDDESLRKYKEALLGSVTVSADPNTPNVIVTRLTLVCSTSPGPLELDLTGDLESFKKQSFVLKEGVEYRIKISFQVNKEIVSGMKYIQHTYRKGVKIDKTDYMVGSYGPRAEEYEFLTPVEEAPKGMLARGSYNIKSRFTDDDKTDHLSWEWNLTIKKEWKD